The proteins below are encoded in one region of bacterium:
- a CDS encoding site-specific DNA-methyltransferase: IEYNSYDDKIDYQNYLKFTLEWLRKAFDLLKNDGRFCLNIPLDKNKGGQQSVYADVLNIAKKIGFNYHSTIIWNEQNISKRTAWGSWLS; the protein is encoded by the coding sequence ATTGAATATAATTCATATGATGATAAAATTGATTATCAAAATTATCTCAAATTTACATTAGAGTGGTTAAGAAAAGCATTTGATTTATTAAAAAATGATGGGCGATTTTGTTTAAACATTCCATTAGATAAAAACAAAGGTGGACAACAAAGCGTATATGCTGATGTTCTGAATATTGCTAAAAAAATTGGTTTTAATTACCATTCAACAATTATATGGAATGAACAAAATATTTCTAAACGAACGGCTTGGGGTTCTTGGTTATC